The following proteins come from a genomic window of Pelmatolapia mariae isolate MD_Pm_ZW linkage group LG17, Pm_UMD_F_2, whole genome shotgun sequence:
- the LOC134615934 gene encoding uncharacterized protein LOC134615934, which produces MSDSEDPELEEELQAADELLQDMQNDAQSEPQPRPVRWKKRDRQGDFIPQRPSTSRSTTCMPGVSRDQHQCPREETSYVTSVNPTKVYGTEVLRQELLQLLEDGEEDAAMTCETSSESAATHWAIRNMVSSQKWKEARPCLIDNMLATLDPQSHRVCQCGKQVVVRCLDCLPLPFLCADCDIAVHTRFVLHNREAVTGGFLQPSSEFHKPIGNIEVSPGSIVALVTINGRYNLALPVVRCTSCGLMWSPSVKDILGSGYWPGTLNFCTLFSMDVFQSFYDIKKAAPGMSLKAFVKMLDERTAHFGRTGRISADAFSRSFLEWSAVKFEVDRMCKEPCFSCPACTPDMLAVSVDGNRKLYRFQSNASTSEQGNFEGVFIEKDEDVAEFVKYIQRHTNHVPGKGLCGSSSWTAAKESSKKSTGKLDEEGMEIAVCRHGVLLAALNMF; this is translated from the exons ATGAGTGATTCAGAGGATCCCGAGCTGGAGGAAGAGCTTCAGGCTGCTGACGAACTCCTTCAAGATATGCAG AATGATGCACAGAGTGAACCTCAGCCAAGACCAGTGCGCTGGAAAAAACGTGACAGACAGGGAGATTTTATTCCTCAAAGGCCATCAACCAGTCGAAGTACTACTTGCATGCCAGGTG tgtCCAGAGATCAGCATCAATGTCCACGTGAAGAAACTAGTTATGTTACCAGTGTCAACCCAACAAAAG tgtATGGAACTGAGGTGCTTCGTCAGGAGCTCCTTCAGTTGTTGGAGGATGGAGAAGAGGACGCAGCCATGACTTGTGAGACGTCGTCTGAGTCAGCTGCTACTCACTGGGCGATCAGAAATATGGTGTCCTCGCAAAAGTGGAAAGAGGCCAGGCCTTGTCTTATAGACAATATGTTAGCTACTCTGGATCCACAGTCACAccgtgtgtgtcagtgtggcaAACAAGTAGTTGTGAGGTGTCTGGACTGCCTGCCTCTTCCATTCCTTTGTGCTGACTGTGATATTGCAGTTCACACACGCTTTGTCCTGCACAACAGAGAGGCTGTAACAGGAGGGTTTTTGCAGCCTTCATCAGAGTTTCACAAGCCAATTG GTAACATTGAGGTTTCACCCGGCTCAATTGTGGCTCTTGTAACCATAAATG GCCGTTATAACCTTGCACTGCCAGTGGTGAGATGCACCAGCTGTGGCCTAATGTGGTCCCCCTCAGTTAAGGACATCCTGGGTAGTGGATATTGGCCTGGCACCTTAAATTTCTGCACCCTGTTTTCAATGGATGTCTTTCAGTCTTTCTATGACATTAAGAAGGCTGCACCAGGGATGTCACTTAAGGCATTTGTCAAAATGCTGGATGAACGAACAGCCCATTTTGGAAGG ACTGGCCGAATATCAGCTGATGCCTTCAGTAGAAGTTTCTTGGAGTGGAGTGCTGTAAAGTTTGAGGTGGACAGGATGTGCAAGGAGCCATGCTTTAGCTGCCCTGCCTGCACTCCAGACATGCTTGCCGTCTCAGTTGATGGAAACCGTAAGCTTTATCGCTTTCAATCTAATGCAAG CACTTCAGAGCAGGGGAACTTTGAAGGTGTCTTCATTGAAAAAGATGAGGACGTTGCTGAGTTTGTGAAATACATCCAGAGACATACAAATCAt GTCCCGGGGAAAGGGTTGTGCGGATCTTCATCTTGGACTGCAGCAAAGGAGTCGTCCAAAAAGTCCACTGGGAAGTTGGATGAAGAGGGCATGGAAATAGCTGTTTGTCGCCACGGAGTCCTCTTAGCTGCATTGAACATGTTTTGA
- the LOC134615792 gene encoding uncharacterized protein LOC134615792 — MRPFLSVMHAKAHTWKCEIKWGGAFQDGAGSTVGEEVEQVNSFLSRAAITTKYMSKAGRTDMLTLLALGWNKRKVEQLGRTLSQRYLKIIRILREQVESLNATKNELGVDDDTLQQWAEETDQTDGSLGALQARIEELVVIIRVRTQSLYRQNDSNKRRHRIRKVILDEKKRLAAAVDDYNKLAEPTKQIVSSDALIQTDIWPWQSTSEPAADLQTKRKVFEKVMAVRRLREEEMILCREMRHHWTVLRMRSVVLGTISSDSSLVGMSADAQKGLHSLVLKKQSELKAEMLKVKDMYKRILSYQPLLEMDSEEEEDIPDDATESDLSTSDED, encoded by the exons ATGCGTCCTTTTCTCTCCGTCATGCATGCAAAGGCTCACACTTGGAAATGCGAG ATCAAATGGGGAGGTGCGTTTCAGGATGGGGCCGGTTCAACAGTTGGAGAAGAGGTGGAACAAGTAAACAGTTTCCTGTCTAGGGCGGCCATCACAACGAAGTACATGTCTAAAGCAG GGCGAACAGACATGCTGACCCTCCTGGCTTTGGGTTGGAACAAAAGGAAAGTGGAACAACTGGGCCGCACTTTGAGCCAGAGATATCtcaag ATCATAAGGATCCTTAGAGAACAAGTGGAGAGCCTGAATGCGACCAAAAATGAGCTGGGTGTGGATGACGACACACTGCAGCAATGGGCTGAAG AAACTGATCAAACTGATGGCAGCCTTGGAGCGTTGCAGGCACGAATAGAGGAGCTTGTCGTCATCATCAGAGTGCGAACACAAAGTCTTTACAGACAAAATG ATAGCAACAAGAGGCGACACAGAATTCGCAAGGTCATCTTAGATGAGAAGAAACGCTTGGCGGCTGCTGTTGACGACTACAACAAGCTTGCTGAACCAACAAAGCAAATCGTATCCAGTGATGCCCTCATCCAGACCGACATTTGGCCCTGGCAGAGCACAAGTGAAC CTGCTGCAGACCTCCAGACAAAGAGAAAGGTCTTTGAGAAGGTGATGGCTGTGAGGcgcctgagagaggaggagatgatcCTTTGCAGGGAGATGCGGCATCACTGGACAGTGTTGCGAATGCGATCTGTGGTGTTGGGGACAATCTCCTCAGACT cCTCCCTTGTTGGCATGTCGGCGGATGCACAGAAGGGACTCCATAgcctggttttaaaaaaacaaagtgaactgAAAGCTGAAATGCTCAAAGTAAAGGACATGTACAAGAGAATCCTCAGCTACCAACCACTCCTGGAAATGGActcggaggaggaggaagacattCCAGACGATGCCACTGAGAGTGATTTGAGCACTTCTGATGAAGACTGA